The Natronogracilivirga saccharolytica region CGATGCTTGGCCTTGCATGCTGGCCGCGGTATACCGTCAGCATTTCCGGAACAAATGATCTCTCGAACGCCCTCCTGGCAAAACCCTCAAGAGCTTTCTTTCCGTTGCTTGTAATGGCGATGTTTCCGTTCTCATCCTCCTGCAGAAACCCGAACTGGCGAAGATCATTTACAATGAGAAACGAGAGCTGCGGTACGGTGCCGGAGTGGGACTCGATAAAACTTCGGTGGTTGTTGTCATCGGGCGGATAGACCGCCATGCCCATGATATTAAATTCCACTTCCGTCAACGGATAGCCTGATGAGTCTTTGGTAAGCATATTATCCCATGCCGGCTGGCTGTAATACAGCCCAAACCAGTGCTTGGCCTCTTTAACCAGCTTTTTTGTAACTGTGCAGGCAAAGTACTCACCGGATAATGCCCTTCTCGGTTCCCCGCGGGACCGGTACATTCCTACCATGGATGCCAGATCCAGGACATGCAAATTTGGCGGATACACAAAAAAGCCATCGGACTTTTTTTGCATGGCAACCTCAGTTATCCAACTTTTTGTTTGATTAAGTCAAGAACCGAGCCCATATCAATTGATTCTGCATCCTTGTGCCTGGGAATGCTGATGTTCTTTTTCCCATACTTGACATAAGGCCCGTACCGCCCGGTCATAATCTGAATATTTTCACCTGTTTCCGGATGTTCTCCCATATCCTTGACCACCGATGATGTCTTTCGGCTTTTTTTCTGGGCCTTCTGCTTCAGCAACTCGAGAGCGCGGTCAAGTCCGATATCAAGAATATTATCATCTTTGGACAGAGACTGGAAGGTGCCGTCGTGTACAACATACGGACCAAAACGTCCGATACCGGCTTTTACATCCTTCCCGGTTTCAGGGTGCTCACCAAGTGATCGCGGAAGGGAGAGCAGCTTAAGCGCCGTTTCAAGATCAACATCCTCCATATTCATACCCCGCGGGAGTGATGTCCGCTTCGGCTTTTTCCCCTTTTCATTGTTCTTGGCCTCACCAAGCTGAACATAGGGGCCGTACCGACCTGTAAGGACAAAAACATCTTCCCCTGTCTCTGGATCCCTGCCAAGACTTTCAGGTCCATGCTCGGTGCTTTCGATCAGCTTCTTAAGTTTATCCGCACTGATGTCAGCCGGTGACATGCCTTCCGGTATGGATGACATGATCTCCTGCCCGTCCTCCTTTTTGGCCTGGACGTACGGACCGAACCTGCCCAGCAGAACACGCATTCCATTGAGCCCTTCAACAGGAAGTTCAATATGTCTCGCCTCCTGAGGATCAATGCGCGACTCCTGTTTTTCAACAATGTTTTTCAGCCCGTTATCTCCTTCGTAGTACGACTTCAGGTAATTAACCCGGTCTTCCTTGCCGGAAGCTATATCGTCGAGCCTCTGCTCCATTTCTGAAGTAAACTGTTCGTCAACCAGATCAGGAAAGTGTTTTTCAAGCAACTCTGTGACGGCAAATGCCGTGAAGGTGGGCACCAGGGCATTGCTCTCCTTTCTCACATAGTCACGCTCCATAATAGTTCCAATAATCGTGGCATAGGTGCTTGGCCTGCCTACGCCGTCTTTTTCAAGCTGCTTCACAAGACTTGCTTCGGTAAATCGGGCCGGCGGCTTGGTTTCATGCTGAACCGGCACCACATCACGACAGTGAATATTCTGATCTTTCTGCATTTCCGGCAGAATCTTGTCGCGATCCTCAATCATTGCATCAGGATCATCACTTCCCTCAACGTAAGCTCGGAAAAATCCCGGGAATAGCACTTTCTTGCCAGTAGCCCGGAAGGTTGCCTTCGACTGCTCAGTCGTGGCATGTATGGTCACATTGGTGAATTCCAGCCTGGCCTCGGCCATCTGGGTTGCCATGGTTCTTTTCCATATAAGATCGTAAAGCTTTGCTTCGCGTCCGCTTAAAGGGGTGTCTGAGGGTGTGCGAAAGGTGTTTCCAGCCGGACGGATCGCTTCGTGCGCTTCCTGAGCTCCTTTTGATTTTCCCGAGAAGGATCTCACGCTTGGGCTCAGATAATCTTCACCATACATACTTTCCACTGCAGCTCTTGCTGCATTTAATGCCTGACCGGACAGGTTGGTGGAATCCGTACGCATGTAGGTTATATAACCCTCTTCGTACAGCTTCTGGGCAATACGCATAGTATCTCTTGCGGAATAACCGAATTTCCGGTTTGCTTCCTGCTGCAGGGTGGAGGTAATGAAGGGAGGCGCCGGTGAGCGTTTTTGAGGCTTGGTTTCTATATCGCTGACCGTCCACTTCGCTTTTTTTAGATCATCTTTCAATGAGCCGGCCTCTTCACCTCCGAGCAGTACTACTTTGTCGGGCTTTTTAAGCTTGCCGGTTGATTCATCAAAGTCCTTACCAGCCGCCAGGCGTTTGTCATCAAGATGAGTCATCTCCGCTTCAAAATCCCGCTGCTCATTTTCTGCGGATGTGTTCAGAACAGCCTTGAGATCCCAGTAGCTGCCGCTGCGGAACTTCATCCGTTCACGTTCACGATTTACCAGCAGCTGAACGGCCACGGACTGAACCCGTCCTGCTGAAAGACCGGGACCGATTTTTTTCCATAACAGCGGGGATATGGTGTATCCGGCAAGTCGGTCAATGATCCTTCTGGCTTCCTGCGCATCCACCAGGTCCATGTTAATATCCCGGAACTCCTTAAGAGCCTTGTTTATGGCCTCTTCGGTAATTTCATGGAACACCATCCGCTTGACGGGTATTTTCGGTTTCAGTTCATCTTTGATGTGCCATGAAATACCTTCTCCTTCCCGGTCCTCATCCGTTGCCAGTATCAACTCATCCGACTCTTTTATCAGTTTCTTGAGTCTGGTCACCGTTTTTTTCTTGGTCGGCGGAATGACATACAGCGGCTCATAATTATTGTCGAGATCGATTCCGAGGTTGGCCCATTTGTTTTTTTTCAGCTTTGCCGGAATCTCCTTCGCCGAGGCAGGCAAATCACGTATATGACCATTGCACGAATCCACAGACATGTGCTTTGGGAGAAACTTTTTTATGGTCTTGGCCTTGGTCGGCGATTCAACAATTATGAGCGACTTCATTCAAGCAGTTTATTTGTTTATCCCTGTTCAGGATGTGAGTTCTTTTATTTTTTCCAGCAATTCAGCAGCATGATTTGCTGTATCGATCTTTTCAATAACGGCTTTGACGGTTCC contains the following coding sequences:
- the topA gene encoding type I DNA topoisomerase — its product is MKSLIIVESPTKAKTIKKFLPKHMSVDSCNGHIRDLPASAKEIPAKLKKNKWANLGIDLDNNYEPLYVIPPTKKKTVTRLKKLIKESDELILATDEDREGEGISWHIKDELKPKIPVKRMVFHEITEEAINKALKEFRDINMDLVDAQEARRIIDRLAGYTISPLLWKKIGPGLSAGRVQSVAVQLLVNRERERMKFRSGSYWDLKAVLNTSAENEQRDFEAEMTHLDDKRLAAGKDFDESTGKLKKPDKVVLLGGEEAGSLKDDLKKAKWTVSDIETKPQKRSPAPPFITSTLQQEANRKFGYSARDTMRIAQKLYEEGYITYMRTDSTNLSGQALNAARAAVESMYGEDYLSPSVRSFSGKSKGAQEAHEAIRPAGNTFRTPSDTPLSGREAKLYDLIWKRTMATQMAEARLEFTNVTIHATTEQSKATFRATGKKVLFPGFFRAYVEGSDDPDAMIEDRDKILPEMQKDQNIHCRDVVPVQHETKPPARFTEASLVKQLEKDGVGRPSTYATIIGTIMERDYVRKESNALVPTFTAFAVTELLEKHFPDLVDEQFTSEMEQRLDDIASGKEDRVNYLKSYYEGDNGLKNIVEKQESRIDPQEARHIELPVEGLNGMRVLLGRFGPYVQAKKEDGQEIMSSIPEGMSPADISADKLKKLIESTEHGPESLGRDPETGEDVFVLTGRYGPYVQLGEAKNNEKGKKPKRTSLPRGMNMEDVDLETALKLLSLPRSLGEHPETGKDVKAGIGRFGPYVVHDGTFQSLSKDDNILDIGLDRALELLKQKAQKKSRKTSSVVKDMGEHPETGENIQIMTGRYGPYVKYGKKNISIPRHKDAESIDMGSVLDLIKQKVG